The DNA window GATAAAATCTTAAAAGGTTAGTTCttccaaatagcaaaattatttcattaataacttatgaacgagtcagtctattgttcgttatctggctcagctcggtgttggTTCAAGAAggtccggttacatcgaatgattcgtttgcaaaccggatatgacaaacggctttgttttgaactctctcacaacagacacggaagagaagaaaacgCTGAATAaattcgtagtttttgctatttttggaccaaaatgtattttcgattcttcaaaacattcaaactgacagtataccgttcacacagcttcaatggagggactgagagctctcggactaaatctaaaatatcttaaactgtgttccaaagataaacggaggtcttactggtttggaacgacatgagggtgagtcattaatgacgtcattttgctatttgggtgaatcAACCCTTTAAAATCAAACCAATATAATGAGTTTGGAAATTTTAGAGAAATGCTCAATAAATGCACTGTAACTAAACCCATTAGATTTTAGCCCACTAAATTTACTGTAGATTCAGTTGACTAAAATCGTATTAtatcaactaaaactaaaaacaattcaAATGACTAAAATATGACTGAAACCAAATTGCATTTTAGTCAAAAGActttgactaaaactaaaacaaaatttgctgtcaaaaataaCACTGGAACAGAACAGAAGCAATGGTAGGCATAGCAGCAAGCTAGCAAGGTTTTGAAACAGATTTTATAAATGATTTCACTGTTGTTTTGGTTGCTATGTTTGTACCTCTTCCCCTCCTGACCACAGATGTGTCACTTCTATTCGCAGGAAGTCCCTGCCTCTGAGAACCGCCTCTGCTGCTCCGTCCGTCTTCTCCACCATGCTGTACGCCTTCCTCCCGTCCCAGCAGTTCCTCTTCTGATCTGATCTCTCCTGTGGAGGACAGTGTGCTGTGGCTCTCCTCGGCCACGTCCAGTGAGTGGCTGACATGTAGCTCAGATCCCTGGAGACCAGGAACAGAAGCACATGCATTACTCACATTACTGCATGATTTTGGGAGATTTTAAAACCATTACAGAGGCGCTAAAAGACTAAAGATGCAGGTCACATTGACGTTGTTTAGTGATTCTCCTTTTTAATAGGAATCCATGCAGAATTTGCAACGGGTTCAAGGTGGTCATGTGAAATCTCAGTGTTGACCAATAGAAAACTGTTTGGTTTGAAATTGATgttgtatgaatttatttcttctgttgaacccaaaagaagatatttggaagaatgtggCTAACCaaacttccatagtatttttttttaggcaaactatccctttattaCTGGATCCTACACTCCCAGCATCAAGTAATTTTTGGATCTCTCATCATTAAGTGTAACTGAAATCTACTAACCTCTTCTCCACCAAACTGGTCGACGGAGTCACAGTACACCTCACTGTCCGAATCACTGGCCACATGGTGAGAACTGGACACGTCTTCTGCTTCACATATAAAGAGAGTGATTCAGATAACTACTGCAAGTATGTCCTAGAGCTTACTTTTAAAAGTCAAGTCATTTACCCTCATGTCTTTCTTCTCACCTTTGATGTGTCCATTCAGCTCTATGATGTCTCTCTCGTGGTTAAAGCTTTCAGAGTCTTCTTCTGACTCCTGTCTGTTCAGATCAGACTTGGACCCATGCGTCCCATTGGCAAGGACTTTATGTTGGCCGATACTTCCGTTAGATATCCGTTCTTTAGGTCTTCCTGCAGAAGCCCTTTTCTTCAGTTGGGAGGCTAAAAAACACCACATTTTGCAATGGAGCAAATTTATTATTACTAAAACATGTATGCATTATGAAGGAGATATGAGTGCTGTTACCAAtgcaaaactgtttaaaaaaagtgttctgGGTTGTTTGTTTGTGAACTGGCCAATCCCAATATCTAGTCTCTAGATATTTTGACACTTCTGCTGGCAATCAAAAGGTCCATTGTCTACTGTCAACAGTGTAACAATCTATAAAGGACAGGTCATACCGAAGTCACAGCTAGCAAATCTGTACAACCACCTTGAACCTGTTAAAAAATCTGCTTGGGGAAATCTTTCGCTTCTTCAGCAGAAGCAGTATGTGACTGCACCTTAATTATGAGCAAAAATAATTATGAGGTTTACCTTTTTTCACCTCTTTaacctcctcttcttcatctttctcttcctcttcattATCATCTTCTCTGTCTTTCATGTCTAATGATTTAATCTGTGGAGTTTCTGATATTTTGATGGGGTAACTGTCCAGGCTGCCGTTCATCTCCATCGTCCTGATGATGCTTTTTGTGACACTTTTGGGTGGTGATGTTAGCATGCTCCCAAACCCTGTAGACAACAACAATACACATGTAAGATGATGCATCGATGACATGTTCTGAAATTTGATATGCACACTTTCTAAAAGGTCTGTTCTGTCAGGACTATTGCACAAAAAGAGGAAAGCTAGACCACAGACCCCAGACTAATCTAACTAATAACAGCAGTGAGTGAACAACTAAGGCATCAAAGCAAGCACCTGGACTATGGCACTATGAACTAAGGGCACAGGCCGCTGAGGGACAACACACTGCTGTTTACTTGCCTTCAAGTTGCCTAGCAAATCTTTCCAAGCGGGCTGAACATGAAACAAAGGGGTAATTCATTCTTGATTTTATCGCTATTTACTAAaattctaaaaatcctttctttgtattggtcttaagttatattctaattttctgagatactgaatttgggattttcattagttgtcagttataatcatcaaaattaaaaggaataaacatttgaaatatatcagtctgtgtgtaatgaatgaataaaatatacaagtttcactttttgaatggaattagtaaaatcaactttttgatgatattctcatTAAATGagcagcacctgtatatatatatatatatatatatatatatatatatatatatatatatatatatatacaggtgctgctcatttaattatatatatatatatatatacacatacatacacacacatatgcccCATGAGGGAACTGTTGTTCAGTTTACCTGTGCTCAAATCTGACACTTGCATTATCTTCTTCTTGTCGTCAACGAGCTCATAGAACGGTCCGATGACCTGCAGAAGCTCCTCGACCTCATTTGTTACAGGCATACTTTCCAGAATCTATTCGCAAATTTACACAACAAAGTTACATACACCATTACATTAATTCATACCAAGTTtttaaaaactgctaaaaaaaatccaaaacatcATACCAGTTTCAAATCTTCCACATAGGCCGCCATGGCCTCCTCCTTCTGCATTTCCCCAAGAGAATTCCATGCATCCCTAAACACAAGCAGCAGGACGGGTCAGTGACAACCCTGCTCTCATAAGCTTGCCAACACTGCGGTCATCTCACAATCAACTGAAACTCTAGCAGCGGTTTCTCAGACGCAGGTAGAAAAGAAAGAAGAACAAAAAATAGCATAAAGCATAGTAAAATGGTCTGTGTGGAAATCTTTCTTACTCATCTGATTCTCGGTTACATTAAAGGCTTTccacaaattttaaaatagacttcTGCAGAACTGCACTTTTTTTGGCACTAGTTACTATTAATACAAACCTGATGTGATACTAATACTGATCTGTTATCTCAGTGAACTTTCAACATTTCATTTTCACTAGGTTATGGACACCGGTCTGAATGGTGTAAACTCATGGGGAAATCTGTCATTTTTCCACACTAGTGGCAAGAAATGGAACTGCAAACACTACCCCTGTCTGCCACTGGTTGAACAGGTAGTCCATCCCTAAACTCACACCACTGGTTGAGCCATAAACTAACATGAGAGCACAAACAGAGCAATGCTTTGAAAAAGCTCGCACTGTTTGCACTCTTTAGAATGTCAACAGCTTTTCATTAAACTGGGATATGAGAGACTATTTTAATAGTGAggggggggaaaaaaacactttACCTTTAAGAACTATTGACACTTATAactaaacttctttttttttgttttatgaaattcACTAATCTAGACATTTAGCAGGTTCAGTACCATTTGGCTTTGCCAATAGGGTCCCAGAACCCTGGACGGGGAATGTTGCAGGGGCCTTGTGTCGCTTGCTTGTAGTAGCTGTAAAATTTCAGCATCATGTCATTGGAAGGCTGAAATGaacctggaaaaaaaataaataaatagaaaattttaAATCGAAAAGTAATGCAATATTAGATTGtggtaaagaaataaatacataaataaataaatatatagcttATACATATAAGATTAGTCTGAAAAGaacacacgtcacacctctcttcatctaCCAGTAGCTGCTAACATCAATACACCCCTTCACCTAAATGCATTACTTCAGACTTCTAGTAGCTTGccttctgcaagtgaatgtcgctttattgtgccatcccatattttatatatatatatatatatatatatatatatatatatatatatatatatatatatatatatatatatatatatatatatatatatatataatttataacagACTTCTAACACTTGTGCTCGCTATTCATTtttctaactgcttgttttctgtaaaaaaggcctctaacactagctttctctgttctttttctatctacttgttttctttttatttattataaacaagTCTCTCTAACACTAGCGTCTCCtattttttctattctatatacttgttttcattttatttattacatataaaaacacctttctatgtgtactgtgttaggcTAACCAAGACTTCTCATAGCGCTTGCATTTTGTTGCTCTTTTGCTGGTTTTGATTATTTCTACTGTCCTTATTTTTAAGTCGCTTTGCATAAAAGTGTTTGCTAacagactaaatgtaaatgtaatgcaaatgtatgcatatatgtacatgtacatacagtattatagtgttttttataaaaatatatatatatatacatatatagtgcCATGAAAAGGTTTGTTTAGGATCTTCTTAGGATCAATTATGGCAAATCGTCCAGATCCTGAAGCTGCAAAGCATCCCCAGACCGTCACACTTCCACCACCATGTTTGACTGCTGGTAatgtatgatgttctttttattaAAGGCTGTGTTGGTATTACTTTGAgaaaaaagcaagcaatttggttGCTAAatgaaaagaggaagtcaattagagCTATAGCAAAAACAAAGGACATAGAgaaaatcaagagtttggaaacttcCCGCAACATCAGAAACCACAGACGACCTGATCAGttgagaaaaacaacagcagtTGATGACAGGCACATctttaaagctgtgaaaatgaaccgtAAAACACgggtctgtaaaatcaccaaccaCCTTCAGAAAGCTGACAATCTTCTGTCTGCTGGAgactttgacacagaattacagaagctacaccgcaagatgcaaacctctgacaagcaccaaaaatagaaaggcaagattagAGTTTGCAAAAGCCAGCAGAGATTTGGAACAGAGTTttatggacagatgagacaaaaaTCAACCTTTATCTAGGTGATGAGAAAGCAAtagtgtggagaaaaaagggaactgcaaatgatcccaAGTATACAGCCTCGTCTGTAAAGCacggtggaggtggtgtcatgggacgagcatgcatggctgtctctggAACAGGCCCTCTCAATGTTAATGAAGACTTAATGTTTGATGACAGTAGCAggatgaatttggaagggtacaaaaccATCTTGGCTATCAacattcaagaaaatgccaccagaATCATCAGAAAGCGTTACATATTacatcaggacaatgacccaaaacaccctgccagttcagtcaaggccTTTATCAGGGCAAATgaatgtaaagtcttagattgcccaaatcaattTCCAGATTTAAATCCGATACAAAATGAATTTCACCAGCTGAGGAGGAGACTAAAGGCAGAAAATCCCCAAAACAATCAACAGCTGGAATTGTCTGCATTAAAGGctgggaaaagcatttcaaagcataagagcctgagtctggtgatgtctatgggtcgcagactcactgctctgatagcacgcaagggatctgcaactttATAATCAAGAAATTTAACTACATTTCAATTTAACTTAATAtctcaatgtatttatattaccttatttaatcttaaaatttCACTCAAACCAGTAAATATTGCTTTTGATTCTTAGACAATTTGTCCGAATCTATTACGTTTCATTCcacattaaaggaataataaacactgaaataaaaactgattGTATGCATCCTTGTGTTGTTTCAAAGAATATTACTGTTATAACGcaccataaaaatatgaaaaataaatgtaaaaaaaaaaaaaaaaaaaatcagaaaaaagaTTCTTCAAAAACTCAGAAACATGTTTCACAAACAAACGATAcacaaataacagcatatttGTTTGGGGGCAAACAAGgacaagttttatttatttatggaaagtgaactatccctccACACAGACATTCCGTTAGCCTGTCTTTAATATATCTTGCATGTTGACATGTATGATAAATCACATGAGActatcaccacacacacacacacacagtctctgatCAGGGCTATTTCAGCACTTAAGCTCGGCTGAATGTAGGCTAATCGCGTTGACCGTGAAAACCCGTGATAATTTGTTATTTGATTATGAAACTGCAGCGTTCATGAGAAAGTAGGTGAGGGATCGCGTGcactgctgtctaatataacacaagATACACAGTGTTTACTAAATGACTGCGACATATTTACTCACCGTTTGAAGGTAAACTTTGGATGACTTTGACAGCAGCATTGAAGCTCTGCTCGTAGACTGGTTTGTTGTCACCCTCCATCATGACAGTCTACAGCAAGATCGAGCACGACCTACCAGCAAAGTTACATTTATAGTAATCGATTTATATAATTCATAGTGTTCTTTGTATCTGTCGCAATTACAGTAAGCTGCACGTTACACGTTCATGAGACGTTTATCATTCCAAAAGAAGTAAACAAAGCCCAAAAACAATCGATTTTGTCTTTACAAATCGTGAAGGACAAGCAAGACATAACTGAAAGTGCAGTGAATGCTGTTTAATGTGATATTTCTTTATTAACTTGCACTAGAAACGATTGAAACGGCGTCAAAACAAGCACGAGCCTTTGATACTTTACCATTTGCTGCTCAGCCTGCTGCGCTGGAGACTACGACCTCATGAATACGTACCTGCCAGACAACATATGAAAGCATACTTCAGGTGTTTCCTGGGAATTGTAGTTCCTTTAGAAAGCGACGCTGCCGTTAAGTCTAGCAACAATGGCGTTTAAATCCTACAAATAACATAATTCTATATCTACACGTGTAACATTCCGGGTAATGTAGTTCCCCGATGTAAGCTTACCCAAGGGAGTTTTTGACATAAAAACCGTTTCTGGCTACGAACTTTGAATGTGCCTAGCAATATTTTGAGGAATATGTCTAAAGATACATATGCGCTTAATAATTTCCTGCTCAAAAGACGGAGAGGCAACACTTTGACACTTAATGGAACACAACAAAGTGTTCCGTCCCTCGTTACTAGATGTATTGTAACACTACAACTCCCAACGTTCCATTCGCGCAAGCAACAATGTATCAGCTGATGGTGTCGCTGTGGCGAAAGGATGCGCTGGAAAGTCTGGCTCATTTCTCAGAATCGACTCTTTTGAACAGTTCTTTCAACGAaccctttaaaataaacaattctcTGATTCTTTTGCGTCAGTACGTAATGGCGTCATCTTGCGTCCCTGGGGTACCATTAAATAttcaaaccatatatatatatatatatatatattttattttttatttttttttcttctttattggTATTTTCTTCATTAAGTTAGAGGTAAAACGGTTGTGTTGTagccatttaattatttggttcaACTCTCACAaaaatttaaacacaatatttaactattaatttcacagtacataaattaaatttataacaaaacaagaTTTGTTGTTATTTGAATCGGAATCAAAGTGTCCAAAAATAATATCTTTAAAAGTAACAGATCTGTCTTGTtggatattatttttaataaatgtttccatAACTTTCCAAAGATGTTCAGTATAGATGATAAACAGTTTCTTTGTGAACTTGGCAAAATGAGCATCTTGTctcaatattgtttttatatttaatcataaaaaaattaacaaaaaaaatattttaaatgatacttCTTTCACTTTATTGGTgggaaaatatttttgttgtaaagACCAAATCTTTTTCcactttaaatttttaaataaattattccaatAAGAGATTCAAGGAGATATCGAGATAATATCTTCAGTTAACAGGGATCTAACTTTCTTTGTATGTCATTCCTGCTACTCGGTTCACTCCAAAAACTGACGTAGATAATCCGGCTCAATGCGAGTCGTGGATGTCTCGGTACAATGATTCAGTGAGTCGTTGACTCGCGGACAGCTTTTCCCGACTCAGTCCGATATACGAATCGTTCAGACCGGTTTTGTGAACCGGTTCGATTTATTCATGAAAAAAGATTTGACTCAAATGAACGATTCCGACATCACTAGGGCTGAGTTTGAGCTCTCAATCAAATCCCAGAGACGAGGAGTAGGAAGCTCTGTGGAGACATGTAAGATGGCAGAGCTGCAGATGTTACTAGAGGAAGAAATCCCCGCCGGTAAACGAGCTCTCGTGGAGAGTTACCAGAACCTCACGAGGGTCGCGGACTACTGTGAGAATAATTATGTTCAGGTAAGCACGCGCGGAGCTCCAGCACTGCTGCGGGGATCCGACAGGAAATGTGGTTGTAAAATAGAAAAGCAGGGATGAACTGCTTGTGGGAGATCACTTTGAGCGCATAAAGGGCGATCTTTTGAAAAACTTGCTCTTGTTGAAGTAGTTTGTTAAATAGATGTGTGGTCGTTACGGGATTCGTGTCGTTTACATTGAGGGTGTGTCTGGAGACT is part of the Carassius gibelio isolate Cgi1373 ecotype wild population from Czech Republic chromosome B24, carGib1.2-hapl.c, whole genome shotgun sequence genome and encodes:
- the acbd5a gene encoding acyl-CoA-binding domain-containing protein 5A isoform X2, which codes for MMEGDNKPVYEQSFNAAVKVIQSLPSNGSFQPSNDMMLKFYSYYKQATQGPCNIPRPGFWDPIGKAKWDAWNSLGEMQKEEAMAAYVEDLKLILESMPVTNEVEELLQVIGPFYELVDDKKKIMQVSDLSTARLERFARQLEGFGSMLTSPPKSVTKSIIRTMEMNGSLDSYPIKISETPQIKSLDMKDREDDNEEEEKDEEEEVKEVKKASQLKKRASAGRPKERISNGSIGQHKVLANGTHGSKSDLNRQESEEDSESFNHERDIIELNGHIKEDVSSSHHVASDSDSEVYCDSVDQFGGEEGSELHVSHSLDVAEESHSTLSSTGEIRSEEELLGREEGVQHGGEDGRSSRGGSQRQGLPANRSDTSVVRRGRGSRPPAFGSGSAGPQQGSGGDGERWGTDGSATQNLNEQIMCALARLQDDMQSVLERLHTLEALTASQARSLALPSDYLSTPANKTKKKPSWWPFDVSPGTVVFAVIWPFVVQWLLRLYVQRRRRHVKDRLISFQKNQLTDGLSALQTQRRVCQPVPRSRTPAL
- the acbd5a gene encoding acyl-CoA-binding domain-containing protein 5A isoform X1 — its product is MMEGDNKPVYEQSFNAAVKVIQSLPSNGSFQPSNDMMLKFYSYYKQATQGPCNIPRPGFWDPIGKAKWDAWNSLGEMQKEEAMAAYVEDLKLILESMPVTNEVEELLQVIGPFYELVDDKKKIMQVSDLSTARLERFARQLEGFGSMLTSPPKSVTKSIIRTMEMNGSLDSYPIKISETPQIKSLDMKDREDDNEEEEKDEEEEVKEVKKASQLKKRASAGRPKERISNGSIGQHKVLANGTHGSKSDLNRQESEEDSESFNHERDIIELNGHIKAEDVSSSHHVASDSDSEVYCDSVDQFGGEEGSELHVSHSLDVAEESHSTLSSTGEIRSEEELLGREEGVQHGGEDGRSSRGGSQRQGLPANRSDTSVVRRGRGSRPPAFGSGSAGPQQGSGGDGERWGTDGSATQNLNEQIMCALARLQDDMQSVLERLHTLEALTASQARSLALPSDYLSTPANKTKKKPSWWPFDVSPGTVVFAVIWPFVVQWLLRLYVQRRRRHVKDRLISFQKNQLTDGLSALQTQRRVCQPVPRSRTPAL
- the acbd5a gene encoding acyl-CoA-binding domain-containing protein 5A isoform X6, with product MMEGDNKPVYEQSFNAAVKVIQSLPSNGSFQPSNDMMLKFYSYYKQATQGPCNIPRPGFWDPIGKAKWDAWNSLGEMQKEEAMAAYVEDLKLILESMPVTNEVEELLQVIGPFYELVDDKKKIMQVSDLSTARLERFARQLEGFGSMLTSPPKSVTKSIIRTMEMNGSLDSYPIKISETPQIKSLDMKDREDDNEEEEKDEEEEVKEVKKASQLKKRASAGRPKERISNGSIGQHKVLANGTHGSKSDLNRQESEEDSESFNHERDIIELNGHIKAEDVSSSHHVASDSDSEVYCDSVDQFGGEEGSELHVSHSLDVAEESHSTLSSTGEIRSEEELLGREEGVQHGGEDGRSSRGGSQRQGLPANRSDTSVVRRGRGSRPPAFGSGSAGPQQGSGGDGERWGTDGSATQNLNEQIMCALARLQDDMQSVLERLHTLEALTASQARSLALPSDYLSTPANKTKKKPSWWPFDVSPGTVVFAVIWPFVVQWLLRLYVQRRRRIN
- the acbd5a gene encoding acyl-CoA-binding domain-containing protein 5A isoform X5 — translated: MMEGDNKPVYEQSFNAAVKVIQSLPSNGSFQPSNDMMLKFYSYYKQATQGPCNIPRPGFWDPIGKAKWDAWNSLGEMQKEEAMAAYVEDLKLILESMPVTNEVEELLQVIGPFYELVDDKKKIMQVSDLSTARLERFARQLEGFGSMLTSPPKSVTKSIIRTMEMNGSLDSYPIKISETPQIKSLDMKDREDDNEEEEKDEEEEVKEVKKASQLKKRASAGRPKERISNGSIGQHKVLANGTHGSKSDLNRQESEEDSESFNHERDIIELNGHIKAEDVSSSHHVASDSDSEVYCDSVDQFGGEEGSELHVSHSLDVAEESHSTLSSTGEIRSEEELLGREEGVQHGGEDGRSSRGGSQRQGLPANRSDTSVVRRGRGSRPPAFGSGSAGPQQGSGGDGERWGTDGSATQNLNEQIMCALARLQDDMQSVLERLHTLEALTASQARSLALPSDYLSTPANKTKKKPSWWPFDVSPGTVVFAVIWPFVVQWLLRLYVQRRRRRIN
- the acbd5a gene encoding acyl-CoA-binding domain-containing protein 5A isoform X7, with the translated sequence MMEGDNKPVYEQSFNAAVKVIQSLPSNGSFQPSNDMMLKFYSYYKQATQGPCNIPRPGFWDPIGKAKWDAWNSLGEMQKEEAMAAYVEDLKLILESMPVTNEVEELLQVIGPFYELVDDKKKIMQVSDLSTGFGSMLTSPPKSVTKSIIRTMEMNGSLDSYPIKISETPQIKSLDMKDREDDNEEEEKDEEEEVKEVKKASQLKKRASAGRPKERISNGSIGQHKVLANGTHGSKSDLNRQESEEDSESFNHERDIIELNGHIKEDVSSSHHVASDSDSEVYCDSVDQFGGEEGSELHVSHSLDVAEESHSTLSSTGEIRSEEELLGREEGVQHGGEDGRSSRGGSQRQGLPANRSDTSVVRRGRGSRPPAFGSGSAGPQQGSGGDGERWGTDGSATQNLNEQIMCALARLQDDMQSVLERLHTLEALTASQARSLALPSDYLSTPANKTKKKPSWWPFDVSPGTVVFAVIWPFVVQWLLRLYVQRRRRRIN
- the acbd5a gene encoding acyl-CoA-binding domain-containing protein 5A isoform X8 — translated: MMEGDNKPVYEQSFNAAVKVIQSLPSNGSFQPSNDMMLKFYSYYKQATQGPCNIPRPGFWDPIGKAKWDAWNSLGEMQKEEAMAAYVEDLKLILESMPVTNEVEELLQVIGPFYELVDDKKKIMQVSDLSTASQLKKRASAGRPKERISNGSIGQHKVLANGTHGSKSDLNRQESEEDSESFNHERDIIELNGHIKAEDVSSSHHVASDSDSEVYCDSVDQFGGEEGSELHVSHSLDVAEESHSTLSSTGEIRSEEELLGREEGVQHGGEDGRSSRGGSQRQGLPANRSDTSVVRRGRGSRPPAFGSGSAGPQQGSGGDGERWGTDGSATQNLNEQIMCALARLQDDMQSVLERLHTLEALTASQARSLALPSDYLSTPANKTKKKPSWWPFDVSPGTVVFAVIWPFVVQWLLRLYVQRRRRHVKDRLISFQKNQLTDGLSALQTQRRVCQPVPRSRTPAL
- the acbd5a gene encoding acyl-CoA-binding domain-containing protein 5A isoform X3, with product MMEGDNKPVYEQSFNAAVKVIQSLPSNGSFQPSNDMMLKFYSYYKQATQGPCNIPRPGFWDPIGKAKWDAWNSLGEMQKEEAMAAYVEDLKLILESMPVTNEVEELLQVIGPFYELVDDKKKIMQVSDLSTGFGSMLTSPPKSVTKSIIRTMEMNGSLDSYPIKISETPQIKSLDMKDREDDNEEEEKDEEEEVKEVKKASQLKKRASAGRPKERISNGSIGQHKVLANGTHGSKSDLNRQESEEDSESFNHERDIIELNGHIKAEDVSSSHHVASDSDSEVYCDSVDQFGGEEGSELHVSHSLDVAEESHSTLSSTGEIRSEEELLGREEGVQHGGEDGRSSRGGSQRQGLPANRSDTSVVRRGRGSRPPAFGSGSAGPQQGSGGDGERWGTDGSATQNLNEQIMCALARLQDDMQSVLERLHTLEALTASQARSLALPSDYLSTPANKTKKKPSWWPFDVSPGTVVFAVIWPFVVQWLLRLYVQRRRRHVKDRLISFQKNQLTDGLSALQTQRRVCQPVPRSRTPAL
- the acbd5a gene encoding acyl-CoA-binding domain-containing protein 5A isoform X4; this encodes MMEGDNKPVYEQSFNAAVKVIQSLPSNGSFQPSNDMMLKFYSYYKQATQGPCNIPRPGFWDPIGKAKWDAWNSLGEMQKEEAMAAYVEDLKLILESMPVTNEVEELLQVIGPFYELVDDKKKIMQVSDLSTGFGSMLTSPPKSVTKSIIRTMEMNGSLDSYPIKISETPQIKSLDMKDREDDNEEEEKDEEEEVKEVKKASQLKKRASAGRPKERISNGSIGQHKVLANGTHGSKSDLNRQESEEDSESFNHERDIIELNGHIKEDVSSSHHVASDSDSEVYCDSVDQFGGEEGSELHVSHSLDVAEESHSTLSSTGEIRSEEELLGREEGVQHGGEDGRSSRGGSQRQGLPANRSDTSVVRRGRGSRPPAFGSGSAGPQQGSGGDGERWGTDGSATQNLNEQIMCALARLQDDMQSVLERLHTLEALTASQARSLALPSDYLSTPANKTKKKPSWWPFDVSPGTVVFAVIWPFVVQWLLRLYVQRRRRHVKDRLISFQKNQLTDGLSALQTQRRVCQPVPRSRTPAL